From a single Lolium rigidum isolate FL_2022 chromosome 7, APGP_CSIRO_Lrig_0.1, whole genome shotgun sequence genomic region:
- the LOC124676409 gene encoding protein MRG1-like isoform X1 translates to MGGSSNTTTTTSGGGGGGKDKDKGKDAPAAFTEGERVLAYHGPLLYEAKVQKTENREDEWRYFVHYLGWNKNWDEWVPSDRLLKYTEENIRKQQELTKNQAVDKTIKTGRAAQNNPKGSNADAKTNKEDTKGVVKGKKRKNQIGNEEKERRSSESLLMSQFPLTLKKQLVDDWEFVTQLGKLVKLPRSPTVDDILKKYLEHRIKKDNKISDSYAEITRGLRCYFDKALPAMLLYKKEQKQYKEEIKGDVSPSSVYGAEHLLRLFVKLPELLASVNMEEDALNKLQQKLLDILKFLQKNQVAFFLSVYDGDSKGADAVKGK, encoded by the exons ATGGGGGGCAGCTCcaacacgaccacgaccacgagcggcggcggcggcggcggcaaggacAAGGACAAGGGCAAGGACGCCCCGGCGGCCTTCACGGAGGGCGAGAGGGTGCTCGCCTACCACGGGCCCCTCCTCTACGAGGCCAAG GTTCAAAAAACTGAAAATCGGGAGGACGAGTGGCGATACTTCGTCCATTATCTT GGATGGAATAAGAA CTGGGATGAATGGGTCCCAAGTGATCGTTTATTGAAGTACACTGAGGAGAATATTCGCAAACAGCAAGAACTTACGAAGAACCAAGCAGTTGACAAAACCATCAAGACTGGGCGGGCAGCACAGAATAACCCCAAAGGCTCTAATG CAGATGCAAAAACAAATAAAGAGGACACTAAGGGTGTTG TCAAGGGGAAGAAACGGAAGAATCAGATTGGCAATGAG GAAAAGGAAAGAAGGTCCTCAGAAAGTCTCCTAATGTCACAATTTCCTTTAACACTAAAGAAGCAACTGGTTGATGATTGGGAGTTTGTCACGCAGCTGGGTAAG CTTGTAAAACTACCTCGATCTCCCACTGTCGATGATATTCTAAAGAAGTATTTGGAGCATCGGATAAAGAAGGATAACAA aataagtgactcttatgctgagATTACGAGAGGATTACGCTGTTACTTTGACAAAGCATTGCCTGCAATGCTTTTAtataagaaagaacaaaagcagtATAAAGAAGAAATTAAAGGCGACGTTTCACCTTCGTCTGTATATGGAGCCGAGCATCTACTGCGGTTGTTCG TGAAATTGCCAGAGCTACTGGCTTCTGTGAATATGGAAGAAGACGCACTCAACAAATTACAGCAGAAATTGTTGGACATTCTCAA GTTTCTGCAGAAGAACCAGGTTGCATTCTTCCTTTCTGTGTACGATGGTGATTCGAAAGGTGCGGATGCTGTAAAAGGCAAATAG
- the LOC124676409 gene encoding protein MRG1-like isoform X2, translating to MGGSSNTTTTTSGGGGGGKDKDKGKDAPAAFTEGERVLAYHGPLLYEAKVQKTENREDEWRYFVHYLGWNKNWDEWVPSDRLLKYTEENIRKQQELTKNQAVDKTIKTGRAAQNNPKGSNDAKTNKEDTKGVVKGKKRKNQIGNEEKERRSSESLLMSQFPLTLKKQLVDDWEFVTQLGKLVKLPRSPTVDDILKKYLEHRIKKDNKISDSYAEITRGLRCYFDKALPAMLLYKKEQKQYKEEIKGDVSPSSVYGAEHLLRLFVKLPELLASVNMEEDALNKLQQKLLDILKFLQKNQVAFFLSVYDGDSKGADAVKGK from the exons ATGGGGGGCAGCTCcaacacgaccacgaccacgagcggcggcggcggcggcggcaaggacAAGGACAAGGGCAAGGACGCCCCGGCGGCCTTCACGGAGGGCGAGAGGGTGCTCGCCTACCACGGGCCCCTCCTCTACGAGGCCAAG GTTCAAAAAACTGAAAATCGGGAGGACGAGTGGCGATACTTCGTCCATTATCTT GGATGGAATAAGAA CTGGGATGAATGGGTCCCAAGTGATCGTTTATTGAAGTACACTGAGGAGAATATTCGCAAACAGCAAGAACTTACGAAGAACCAAGCAGTTGACAAAACCATCAAGACTGGGCGGGCAGCACAGAATAACCCCAAAGGCTCTAATG ATGCAAAAACAAATAAAGAGGACACTAAGGGTGTTG TCAAGGGGAAGAAACGGAAGAATCAGATTGGCAATGAG GAAAAGGAAAGAAGGTCCTCAGAAAGTCTCCTAATGTCACAATTTCCTTTAACACTAAAGAAGCAACTGGTTGATGATTGGGAGTTTGTCACGCAGCTGGGTAAG CTTGTAAAACTACCTCGATCTCCCACTGTCGATGATATTCTAAAGAAGTATTTGGAGCATCGGATAAAGAAGGATAACAA aataagtgactcttatgctgagATTACGAGAGGATTACGCTGTTACTTTGACAAAGCATTGCCTGCAATGCTTTTAtataagaaagaacaaaagcagtATAAAGAAGAAATTAAAGGCGACGTTTCACCTTCGTCTGTATATGGAGCCGAGCATCTACTGCGGTTGTTCG TGAAATTGCCAGAGCTACTGGCTTCTGTGAATATGGAAGAAGACGCACTCAACAAATTACAGCAGAAATTGTTGGACATTCTCAA GTTTCTGCAGAAGAACCAGGTTGCATTCTTCCTTTCTGTGTACGATGGTGATTCGAAAGGTGCGGATGCTGTAAAAGGCAAATAG